The Methanopyrus kandleri AV19 DNA segment TACGATAGCCCTCCTTTCAACGGTGAGCCTCCGACGGACCGAGAAACCGCGGGGGTTCAGCGTGCCGTGTACCCGCTGTGACGCGCGTGAACCGTACAGGCGGTTCACCGGGGGCGTTGCCGTTGGAGGTTGTAGGTGTGGTGCACTTACCGCCGCTGCCAGGGTCTCCGCGGGCCAAGTCTATCGAGGAGGTAGTTGAGCGAGCCCGCCGGGATGCAGCGCGGCTCGAAGACGGTGGTGTCGACGCAGTTCTAGTTGAGAACTTCGGGGACACCCCTTACTACCCCGATGACGTGCCCAAGATCACCGTGGCCTGCATGACCAGGGCGGTGGCTGAAGTCGTCGATACCGTGAGCGTCCCCGTCGGCGTGAACGTGCTACGCAATGACGGTGTAGCGGCCGTCGACGTGTGCGCTGCGACCGGCGCCTCCTTTATCCGCGTTAATGCGTACGTGGAGGCCGTCGCTACAGATCAGGGCGTCCTCCAGCCCGTTGCGCACATGGTCTGGCGCGAGATCGACCGCCTAGGAGTGGACGTCGAGGTATACGCTGATATCAGAGTGAAGCACGGACGACCTCTGGACGACAGACCCGTCGAAGAGGTCGCACGGGACGCTGTGGAGCGAGGACTAGCCGACGCTGTGATCGTCACGGGCTCCGCCACCGGGTCCCCTCCGCGGCCTGAAGAGGTGCGCAAGGTTGCCAGGGTCGTCGATCGAGTTCTGGTGGGTAGTGGCGTGACTCCGGAAAACGCTCACGTTTTCCTCCGAGCCGGGGCGGCGGGTTTCATAGTGGGGACATACTTCAAGAAGAACGGGATCACCGAGAACCCGGTGGACGTGGACCGCGTACGTGAGCTGGTGCGGTTCATCCGACGCTCAGGGGTAGAACGCTGGCCTTGATACAGAAGAGGCTGAACCGTAGGGAGCTCGAATGGGTGAGGAAGAGAGTGGCGCGAGAGGCGGCCAGACTCCTCTACGAGGGTGCCGTCGACGAGTATATCGACGCGAAGAGACTGGCCGCCAGGCGCCTAGGTGTCGATGTGATGCCGTCCAACCGTGAGGTCGCAATCGAACTCGACCGCATCGGGGACGAGCTAGAAGGCGAAGAGAAGCTGCACCGGTTGAAGAGGCTAAGGGAGGAGGCGCTCAAAGTGATGGAGGCCATCGAGGACCTGGAGCCGCGGCTGATCGGAAGCGTGTGGCGCGGGAACATCAAACGGGAAAGTGACATCGATATCGCGGTTCTGGGGACGACGGACCCCGAGGAAGTCATCGAGCGCTTGAAGGAGGCCGGGATCGAGGTATTGGACGTGGAGGAAGTGGTGATCACGGAGCGCGGTGGGAAACCCCTGGACATTCCGGAACACTACGTCAACATCAAAGTTAGGACACCGGGCGGCGAGAAGGCCGAGATCGGCGTCACCGTCAGCAGTCCGGAGCTGGAACGTAAGGGGCGTGTAGACCTCGGGAGGTGCGATTTCTTCGGAGACAAAATCACGGGATTGAGCGTAGAAGAACTACGGAAACTGC contains these protein-coding regions:
- a CDS encoding BtpA/SgcQ family protein; amino-acid sequence: MEVVGVVHLPPLPGSPRAKSIEEVVERARRDAARLEDGGVDAVLVENFGDTPYYPDDVPKITVACMTRAVAEVVDTVSVPVGVNVLRNDGVAAVDVCAATGASFIRVNAYVEAVATDQGVLQPVAHMVWREIDRLGVDVEVYADIRVKHGRPLDDRPVEEVARDAVERGLADAVIVTGSATGSPPRPEEVRKVARVVDRVLVGSGVTPENAHVFLRAGAAGFIVGTYFKKNGITENPVDVDRVRELVRFIRRSGVERWP
- a CDS encoding nucleotidyltransferase domain-containing protein; the protein is MIQKRLNRRELEWVRKRVAREAARLLYEGAVDEYIDAKRLAARRLGVDVMPSNREVAIELDRIGDELEGEEKLHRLKRLREEALKVMEAIEDLEPRLIGSVWRGNIKRESDIDIAVLGTTDPEEVIERLKEAGIEVLDVEEVVITERGGKPLDIPEHYVNIKVRTPGGEKAEIGVTVSSPELERKGRVDLGRCDFFGDKITGLSVEELRKLLREDPYRKFIPRG